One region of Nitrospirae bacterium CG2_30_53_67 genomic DNA includes:
- a CDS encoding 5-formyltetrahydrofolate cyclo-ligase, translating into MDKAALRKEILKKRDSLTRQERRDKSARIMERVLSLPEYDAARSVFIYADFRSEVMTRDLMAHALKHGKRVLASKTLIPEKRLALTDILDPERDLVPGYMGIPEPRDGIFRDIPCTEVDLVLTPCVGYDDQGNRLGYGAGYYDRLFESVREDAVRIGLAFEVQIAPEIPSENHDVTIPIIVTEDRVIRVAPLSSETNCV; encoded by the coding sequence ATGGATAAGGCGGCGCTCAGAAAAGAAATCCTAAAAAAAAGGGACTCCCTCACACGGCAGGAGCGGAGGGACAAGAGCGCAAGGATCATGGAAAGGGTCCTTTCCCTGCCGGAATACGATGCCGCCCGTTCGGTATTTATCTATGCGGATTTCCGAAGCGAGGTGATGACCCGTGACCTGATGGCCCATGCCCTGAAGCATGGCAAACGCGTGCTTGCATCCAAGACACTCATTCCGGAGAAACGTCTTGCGCTGACCGACATCCTCGACCCGGAGCGCGATCTGGTCCCCGGCTACATGGGAATCCCGGAACCCAGGGATGGGATCTTCAGGGACATCCCCTGTACGGAGGTGGATCTGGTCCTGACGCCCTGCGTGGGTTACGATGATCAAGGGAACCGGCTTGGCTACGGGGCCGGATATTATGACCGGCTTTTTGAATCCGTGCGGGAGGATGCCGTCCGGATCGGCCTGGCCTTTGAGGTGCAGATTGCGCCTGAGATCCCTTCAGAAAACCATGACGTGACGATCCCCATTATTGTCACCGAGGACCGCGTGATCCGTGTGGCGCCTCTCTCTTCAGAAACAAATTGCGTTTAA